GCGCGTCGAGCGGCACGCGGTGGGCCGTCGCGAACGTCTCGTCCACGCCCGGCCCCCGGTCACCGGCGGGGTCGCCGAACAGGGGGAGCGCGGCGTCGGTCACCTGATCACGTCTACCAGCGGCCACCGACAGCGCCCGGGCCTACGCTCGGTGCCGTGCGCATCGACCTCGACGGCAGGACGGCTCTGGTCACCGGCTCGACGCAGGGCATCGGCCTGGCCATCGCCCGCACCCTGGCGAGCGCCGGCGCGCGGGTGGGTGTCAACGGTCGCTCGGAGGAGTCGGTACGCCGCGCCGTGGGCGAGCTGCGCGAGGGGTTGCCCGACGCCGACCTGGTCGAGGTCGCCGCGGACGTGACCACCGAGGAGGGCGCCGACGCCGCGCTGGCCGCCCTCGGCGACGTCGACGTCCTGGTCAACAACCTCGGCATCTTCGAGGCCCGGCCGGCGCTGGAGATCACCGACGAGGAGTGGCGCACCTACTTCGAGGTCAACGTGCTCGCCGGCGTCCGCCTGACCCGCGCCGTGCTGCCCGGCATGACCGACCGCGGCTGGGGCCGGGTGCTCTTCGTGGCCAGCGACTCGGCGGTGGTGATCCCGGCCGAGATGGTGCACTACGGCATGTCCAAGACCGCGCTGCTCGCCGTCTCCCGCGGCTTCGCCAAGGCCGCGGCCGGCACCGGTGTCACCGTCAACTCCGTCATCGCCGGGCCGACCCACACCGGCGGCGTCGAGGACTTCGTGCGCAGCCTGGTCGGCGACGACCTGCCCTGGGAGGAGGCCCAGCAGACCTTCATGCGCGAGCACCGCCCGCAGTCGCTCATCCAGCGTCTCATCGAGCCCGAGGAGATCGCGAACCTCGTGGCCTACCTGGCCTCACCGCTGTCCTCCGCCACCACCGGCGGCGCCCTGCGGGTCGACGGGGGCTACGTGGACGCGATCCTGCCCTGAGGCTCTGCGGGACGGGCCCGCCTGCGCTCCCACAGCCCGCACAGCACCATCACGATCCCGGCCAGCACACCACCGGCCAGCACGTCGACGACGTAGTGCTCGGCGTAGTAGACCAGCGTCACGCACATGGCCAACGGGTAGAGAACGAGCAGGAAGCGCAGCGCGGTGCGCAGCCGCCAGATGCCGTACATCGCCACCAGGAAGGTGATGCCGGCGTGCAGCGAGGGCATGGCGGCCACGGGGTTGCCGACGCCCTGGAGGACCAGGTCGAAGCGGCCCAGTCCGAGGTCGCGCCAGCCCCGACCGGTGAGCCGGGGGAGCGCCTGGCCGATGTAGCCCTCCTCCGAGGCCATCCACGGCGGCGCCATCGGGTAGAGGATGTAGACGATGAGGGCACCGAAGTTGATGAGCACGTAGCGGCGCATCCAGCGCAGCCACTCCTCGCGCTTGCGCACCCACAGCACGGCGGCGATGGTCAGCCCGGTGAGGAAGTGGCTGGCGTAGACGGTGGTGAAGAAGACGTCGTACCACCGCGGGTCGCTGGTGCGCAGGCACGGGTCGCCGCACAGGTGGTCCTGCAGGATCGACGTGGGCAGCCGCCCGCCGCCGCCGACCAGGCGCGAGAACTCCTCGTCGAAGCGGATCGGCATGGTCACGTGGACCGGCAGCCCGAGCTCGTCGGTCAGGCCGCGGCTGTAGAAGTAGATGATCAGCCCGACCATCGGGATCGACCAGTCGCGCACGAAGCGCAGGTGGTAGCGCCACGGCGCCTCGACGTTCCACGCGATGGTGCCGAACCACAGCCACACGAACACCGACACGGTGTCGTTGGGGATGCCCAGGAACTCCGAGTAGGTCACGAGCAGGATCGCGTAGACGACCATCGCGACGACCCGCACCGGGCGCCGGGTGACGGGTGGCAGGTCCGCTGGCACCGAGGCGGACGTGTCCTCCTCGGTGCCCTGAGCCATGGGGCGCACTCTAGGCGAGCGTCCTACTCGAGCGGGTCGAGCCCCTCGTACGTCGTGACGCCCGAGGCCAGCTCCCTGAGGTGGTGGCCGCCGTCGCCGAGCAGGTGGTCGAGCGCGGTGAGGTAGGCCAGGTGCATGCCGACGGAGTACTCCATCGTCACCGCGATGCCGCCGTGCAGCTGGACCGCCTCCTGGCCGATGTGGCGCCCCGCGGTCGAGACCTGCACCGAGACCCGGCGGGCGGCGTCGGCCACCGCGACGGGGTCGCCCGCGGCCACGACCATGGTGGCCCAGTCGACCATCGAGTGCGTCAGCTCGAGCGAGACGTACATGTCGGCGGCGCGGAAGGTGAGCGCCTGGAACGTCGCCAGGGGCACGCCGAACTGCTTGCGGCTGCGGAGGTACTCCGTGGTGGTCGGGAGCAGGAACTGCATCGAGCCCAGCGCCTGGTTGGCGGCCATCACGCGGGTGATGTCCTGCACGGTGGCGATGCTCGCGGTGACGTCGGCGCCGGGCTCGCCCAGTGGGGTCGCGGCGGTGGCGTCGAAGGCGATCCGAGCGGCCCGCGTCCCGTCGTACGTCGGGTAGCCGGTGCGCTCGGCCGCGTCGCCGTCGACCAGGAAGAGGCCCGTCCCACCGGAGGGCAGCGCGGCGGAGACCACGAGCCGGTCGGCGCGGGCGCCGTGCGGGACCGGCTCCTTGACGCCGCTCAGCCTCCACGCGTCGCCGTCCTGGGCGGCCGTGACGCCGGTGGCCGAGGGGCTCCAGCGCTGCCCGGGCTCGTCGTGGGCGAAGGCCAGCACCGACTCGCCGGCGGACAGTGCGCCCAGCACCTCCTGGCGCTGCTCGCCCGTGCCGACGGCGGACACGAGCCCACCGGCCAGCACCACGGAGGTGAGGAACGGCTCGGGCGCGATGACCCGGCCGAGCTCCTGGCACACGATGCCGATCTCGACGGGACCGGCGCCCACGCCGCCGTCCTCCTCGGCGAAGGGCAGCCCGAGCAGCCCCATCTCGGCCATCCGCGCCCACTGCTTCTCGTCGAAGCCGGGGTCGTCGCCGACGGCCCGGCGCCGCTGCTCGTAGTCGCTGTAGGCCTTGCCGACCAGGCCGCGGACGGCCTCGCGCAGCGCGTCCTGCTCGTCGTCGTACAGGAAGTCCATGGAAGTTCCGTCCCCCTCAGAGACCGAGGATGCCGCGGCTGATGATCTGGCGCTGCACCTCGTTGGAGCCGCCGTAGATCGAGGCCTTGCGCAGGTTGAGGTACGTCGGGCCGGCGAGCCGCTGCCACTCGTCCAGCGCGGAGTCGTTGCCCGCGCCGCTGGCCAGGGCCCCGGGGCCGGCCAGGTCGACGACCAGCTCGCTCACGGCCTGCTGGAGCTCGCTGCCCTTGAGCTTGAGCACCGAGGAGGCGGGGTGCGGCTTGCCGTCGGCGGAGTTGGCGGCCACGCGCATCGCGGTCAGCTCGAGGGCGAGCAGCTCGTTCTCGAGGGTGGCGATCCGGGCCCGCAGCAGCGGGTCGTCGGCGTAGCGGTCCTCGGCCAGCTGCTTGATCCGCACGAGCACGCGCTTGCTGAGCCCGGACGGCGCGACGCCGACCCGTTCGTTGCCGAGCAGGAACTTCGCGATGCCCCAGCCGCCGTTGAGCTCGCCCACCAGGTTGGCGCCCGGCACGCGGACGTCGGAGAACCAGACCTCGTTGACCTCGTGCCCGCCGTCGATGAGCTGGATGGGACGGACCTCGAGGCCCTCGCTCTGCATGTCGATGAGCAGCATCGAGATGCCGGCCTGCTTCTTGGCGTCCGGGTCGGTGCGGACCAGGGTGAAGATCCAGTCGCCGTACTGGCCCAGCGTGGTCCACGTCTTCTGGCCGTTGACGATCCAGTCGTCGCCGTCCTTGACCGCGGTGGTGCGCAGCCCGGCCAGGTCGGAGCCGGCGTCGGGCTCGGAGAAGCCCTGGCTCCACCAGATGTCGAGGTTCGCCGTCTTGGGCAGGAATTCCTGCTTCTGCTCCTCGGTGCCGAACTGGGCGATGACCGGCCCGATCATCCCGGTGTTGAAGGCCAGGGGAGTGGGCACGAACGCACGTTCCATCTCCTCGTGCCAGATGTGGAACTGCAGCTCGCTCCAGTCTTGCCCGCCGTACTCCACCGGCCAGCGCGGCACGGCGTAGCCGGCGGCGTTGAGCGTCTGCTGGGCCTCCACGATCTGGTCGCGGGTCAGCTCGCGGCCGGCCGCCACCGTGTCGCGGATGTCCTGGGACACCTTGGTCGTGAAGAACGCGCGCATCTCGTCGCGGAACGCGCGCTCCTCCTCGGACAGGCTGAGCTGCACGGCACCCCCTGGTGGCTCGACTGGTCTGGCTACTCGTCAGTACACACCATCTCGCAACACCACCGGCGCCCGGAGCGTTGATGATGCATGGAGAGCTCGCCGATGGCCGAGGTGCGAGGGCGTCCTGCGCCCGAGCCTCGAGGCCTGGTGCGTCGAGGACGGGAGTCGCGGGTGGCCGAGAGCGCTCCGGACTTCGACGCCTGGGTCGCCGCGCGCGGTCCGGCGCTGCTGCGCCTGGCCTACACGCTGACCGGCAACCGGGCCGACGCCGAGGACGTCGTGCAGGAGGCGCTGGCCCGCGCCCTGCCCCGCTGGGGCCGGATCGGCCAGGTCGCCGATGTCGACGCCTACGTGCGCCGGATGGTGCTCAACGCCCACACGTCGTGGTGGCGCACGTTCCGCCGCCGCGAGTCCCCGGTGGCCGAGGTCCGCGACACCGCGCTGCTGCCGTCCGGTCCCGAGGGCCTCGACCTGTGGGCCGCCTGCCAGGCCCTGCCCGAGCCGCAGCGGACCGCCGTGGTGCTGCGCTACTACGAACAGCTGGAGTACGCCGAGATCGCCGACCTCACCGGCGTCCGGGAGGGGTCGGTGCGCTCGCGGGTCTCCCGCGGCCTGGCCGCCCTGCGCGAGCAGATGGGAGCCGAGGATGAGTGACCTGGAGCAGCGGCTGAGCGAGGTGCTGCACCGCGGCGCCGAGGCCGCCCCCGACGCCACGGGGCTGGCCGGCGCCGCCCGGACCCGGGCCCGGCAGCGCCGGCGCACCCGCCTGGCCGGTGCCGCGGCCGTCGTGGCCCTCGCCGTCGCCGCCCCCACCGCGTGGGTGCTCGGCACCGGCGGCGATCCCGACCGGTCCGTCGACCCGCAGCGCACGGCCGCCGACCCGGGGGCCGGCGACGAGGGCTTCCGCTGGGAGAGCTGGCACGGCGTCACCGTGCAGGTCCCGGACACCTGGGCGCCCGGCGCCCTGTCGACCTGGTGCCTCACCGCCGACGAGCCGGTGCCGCACGTGCAGCGACCCGGTGGTGCGACGGCCGCGATCGCCTGCAGCCCGCAGCAGACCTACGGCCTGTCCTTCCAGGAGGTCGACGCCGGGGCGGACTTCGCCTGGCCGGTGGTCCACCAGGCCGGCGGTGGCTGGCCGGAGGAGAACGTCGTCGGGGGCCGCGGCATCGGCGGCGTCCTCATCACCGTCGCGACCCGCGAGGAGACGCTGGCCCAGCGCATCCTGGACTCCGCGCACGCCATCGGGCCGGACGGCGACCCGAACGGCTGCACCAGCCGTCTCGGCGGCGACCCGGTCGCGGCGCCCGAGGGCGCCCTGTCGGTCTGCCGGTACGACGACACGGGGCTGCTCGAGCAGAGCGAGGCCCTCGTCGGTCAGCCGGCCGGCGACGCGGTCCGCGCCCTCCAGGCCGCGCCGCCGGCGGGTGCCGAGGGGTGCACCGACGCCAGCTCGGCCAGCCAGCCGCACGGCGTGGTGCTGCTGCGCGCGGCCGGGACGAGCGCCCGGGTCGACCTGGTCCCCGACTGCGCGCGGGTCACCGTCGACGGCGACGTCCGCACGCTGACCTCCGACGTCCTCTACTGGGCGCTCTCGCCGGGCTGGTCCGGGGACGCCACCGGGCTGCCCTTGCCAGC
This genomic window from Nocardioides anomalus contains:
- a CDS encoding phosphatase PAP2 family protein, coding for MAQGTEEDTSASVPADLPPVTRRPVRVVAMVVYAILLVTYSEFLGIPNDTVSVFVWLWFGTIAWNVEAPWRYHLRFVRDWSIPMVGLIIYFYSRGLTDELGLPVHVTMPIRFDEEFSRLVGGGGRLPTSILQDHLCGDPCLRTSDPRWYDVFFTTVYASHFLTGLTIAAVLWVRKREEWLRWMRRYVLINFGALIVYILYPMAPPWMASEEGYIGQALPRLTGRGWRDLGLGRFDLVLQGVGNPVAAMPSLHAGITFLVAMYGIWRLRTALRFLLVLYPLAMCVTLVYYAEHYVVDVLAGGVLAGIVMVLCGLWERRRARPAEPQGRIAST
- a CDS encoding acyl-CoA dehydrogenase family protein produces the protein MQLSLSEEERAFRDEMRAFFTTKVSQDIRDTVAAGRELTRDQIVEAQQTLNAAGYAVPRWPVEYGGQDWSELQFHIWHEEMERAFVPTPLAFNTGMIGPVIAQFGTEEQKQEFLPKTANLDIWWSQGFSEPDAGSDLAGLRTTAVKDGDDWIVNGQKTWTTLGQYGDWIFTLVRTDPDAKKQAGISMLLIDMQSEGLEVRPIQLIDGGHEVNEVWFSDVRVPGANLVGELNGGWGIAKFLLGNERVGVAPSGLSKRVLVRIKQLAEDRYADDPLLRARIATLENELLALELTAMRVAANSADGKPHPASSVLKLKGSELQQAVSELVVDLAGPGALASGAGNDSALDEWQRLAGPTYLNLRKASIYGGSNEVQRQIISRGILGL
- a CDS encoding SDR family NAD(P)-dependent oxidoreductase; translated protein: MRIDLDGRTALVTGSTQGIGLAIARTLASAGARVGVNGRSEESVRRAVGELREGLPDADLVEVAADVTTEEGADAALAALGDVDVLVNNLGIFEARPALEITDEEWRTYFEVNVLAGVRLTRAVLPGMTDRGWGRVLFVASDSAVVIPAEMVHYGMSKTALLAVSRGFAKAAAGTGVTVNSVIAGPTHTGGVEDFVRSLVGDDLPWEEAQQTFMREHRPQSLIQRLIEPEEIANLVAYLASPLSSATTGGALRVDGGYVDAILP
- a CDS encoding acyl-CoA dehydrogenase family protein: MDFLYDDEQDALREAVRGLVGKAYSDYEQRRRAVGDDPGFDEKQWARMAEMGLLGLPFAEEDGGVGAGPVEIGIVCQELGRVIAPEPFLTSVVLAGGLVSAVGTGEQRQEVLGALSAGESVLAFAHDEPGQRWSPSATGVTAAQDGDAWRLSGVKEPVPHGARADRLVVSAALPSGGTGLFLVDGDAAERTGYPTYDGTRAARIAFDATAATPLGEPGADVTASIATVQDITRVMAANQALGSMQFLLPTTTEYLRSRKQFGVPLATFQALTFRAADMYVSLELTHSMVDWATMVVAAGDPVAVADAARRVSVQVSTAGRHIGQEAVQLHGGIAVTMEYSVGMHLAYLTALDHLLGDGGHHLRELASGVTTYEGLDPLE
- a CDS encoding SigE family RNA polymerase sigma factor, with the protein product MAESAPDFDAWVAARGPALLRLAYTLTGNRADAEDVVQEALARALPRWGRIGQVADVDAYVRRMVLNAHTSWWRTFRRRESPVAEVRDTALLPSGPEGLDLWAACQALPEPQRTAVVLRYYEQLEYAEIADLTGVREGSVRSRVSRGLAALREQMGAEDE